In a genomic window of Pontibacter liquoris:
- a CDS encoding glycoside hydrolase family 30 protein — protein sequence MASQAVSSSPADAASVALWLTKPDKTALFAKQNTALHFGNSTNELPIITVDASQTYQTMDGFGYALTGGSAMLLHQMAPAARAALLQELFGTEGNNIGISYLRLSIGASDLDDRVFSYDDLPAGQTDPTLARFSLAPDRQHLIPVLKEILAINPDIKIMGSPWSPPTWMKTNNNSKGGSLKPEFYDAYAQYFVKYIQGMSAEGIRIDAITIQNEPLHPGNNPSLLMLAEDQTVFVKKSLGPAFKAANLDTKIIVYDHNADRPDYPITILNDPEARKYVDGSAFHLYGGTIDALSKVHEAHPDKNLYFTEQWIGAPGDFPKDLAWHVETLMIGAPRNWAKTVLEWNLAADPEQNPHTPGGCTECLGAITIAGNSVTRNPAYYIVAHASKFARPGSVRIASNMPAALPNVAYKTPNGKLVVVVINTGKTEQAFNISSEDKQVTTRLAAGAVGTYVW from the coding sequence ATGGCCTCCCAGGCTGTCAGTTCTTCTCCTGCCGATGCTGCTTCCGTAGCCCTGTGGCTCACGAAGCCCGATAAAACCGCCTTGTTTGCAAAGCAAAATACGGCGCTGCATTTCGGAAACAGCACCAACGAGCTGCCAATTATTACGGTAGATGCCTCACAGACCTACCAGACCATGGACGGCTTTGGGTATGCACTGACAGGCGGCAGTGCCATGCTCCTGCACCAGATGGCGCCGGCAGCGCGCGCAGCCCTGCTGCAGGAACTCTTCGGCACCGAAGGCAACAACATCGGCATCAGCTACCTGCGCCTCAGCATCGGCGCCTCCGACCTCGACGACCGGGTATTCTCCTACGATGATCTGCCTGCCGGCCAAACCGATCCTACACTAGCCAGGTTCAGCCTGGCACCCGACAGGCAACACCTCATTCCGGTGCTCAAAGAGATCCTGGCCATCAACCCGGACATCAAGATCATGGGCTCGCCCTGGTCGCCGCCTACCTGGATGAAGACCAACAACAACTCGAAAGGCGGCAGCCTGAAGCCGGAATTCTATGATGCCTATGCGCAATACTTCGTAAAGTATATCCAGGGCATGTCCGCCGAAGGCATCCGGATCGATGCGATCACCATACAAAACGAGCCGCTGCACCCGGGCAATAACCCCAGCCTGCTGATGCTGGCCGAAGACCAGACCGTGTTTGTAAAGAAAAGCCTGGGACCTGCGTTTAAGGCCGCCAACCTCGACACCAAGATCATTGTATATGACCACAATGCTGACCGCCCGGATTACCCAATCACCATTCTGAATGACCCGGAAGCCCGCAAGTATGTGGATGGCTCGGCTTTCCATTTGTACGGCGGCACCATCGATGCCTTATCAAAAGTGCATGAAGCGCACCCCGACAAAAATTTATACTTTACCGAGCAGTGGATCGGCGCCCCCGGCGACTTCCCCAAAGACCTGGCCTGGCACGTAGAAACCCTGATGATCGGGGCGCCCCGCAACTGGGCCAAAACCGTGCTGGAATGGAACCTGGCCGCCGACCCGGAGCAAAACCCGCATACACCGGGAGGCTGCACCGAGTGCCTGGGTGCCATCACGATTGCCGGCAATAGCGTAACGCGCAACCCGGCTTACTATATTGTGGCGCATGCCTCCAAATTTGCCCGCCCCGGCTCTGTGCGTATTGCCTCCAACATGCCGGCCGCGCTGCCCAACGTGGCTTACAAAACCCCAAATGGCAAGCTCGTAGTGGTCGTGATCAACACGGGCAAAACAGAACAGGCGTTCAACATCAGCTCCGAAGACAAACAGGTAACCACCCGGCTGGCTGCCGGCGCTGTGGGCACCTATGTCTGGTAA
- the ppsA gene encoding phosphoenolpyruvate synthase, producing MPSYILPFAQITIRNVPEVGGKNASLGEMYRELAGNHIRIPNGFATTARAYQDFLKENQLVPKLEALLGQLDTTTFANLQEISEQIRALLLQAQLPEAVAHAIRTAYQALCQQYKAPIQVAVRSSATAEDLPNASFAGQHESFLNISGEEQVLTACLRCYASLFTARAIKYRFDNGFDHLKVYLSVGIQKMVRSDLASAGVCFSLDPESGFKQVVLITGSWGLGENVVQGTVNPDEFYIFKPTLQQGKQAIISKKLGTKAQTMIYSEAADQEESPVKNVETPEAKRGTYVLTDAEITQVAEWTVKIEEHYGCPMDVEWAKDGETGEISIVQARPETVHSREGKILKAHTYTLTETSELLTSGKGIGQRIITGTARLIASPQQAHQFQPGDILVTDITTPDWDPILKKVSAIITNKGGRTSHAAIVARELGALAVVGTGNATQVIRDGQELTISCTDGQNGLVYAGKLAWQEKELDFAQLTRPRTKVMFILGDPDKAFQLAAYPNDGVGLMRLEFVINDSIRIHPMALVNYPNLSDEAAKAQIAELTPHHQNKEAFFVEKLSQSVATIAAAFYPKDVIVRMSDFKTNEYANLIGGKEFEPVEENPMLGFRGASRYYNPRYRAGFGLECQAMKKVRDEMGLTNVKLMIPFCRTVEEGRKVVALMAEYGLQRGQNGLEIYVMAEIPSNVLLAREFAQVFDGFSIGSNDLTQLTLGIDRDSAIISELFDEQNAAPKAMMAMVIRAAKETGTKIGLCGQAPSDFPAFAQFLVEQGIDSISFNPDALLPGIENILAAEAAAARQKEQSGGSPLAAVLAQ from the coding sequence ATGCCTTCATATATCCTGCCATTCGCGCAAATTACAATCCGCAACGTGCCCGAAGTAGGGGGCAAAAATGCGTCGCTTGGTGAAATGTACCGCGAGTTAGCGGGGAACCACATCCGAATCCCCAATGGCTTTGCTACTACCGCCCGGGCCTACCAGGACTTTCTGAAAGAAAACCAACTGGTGCCGAAACTCGAAGCGCTCCTGGGCCAGCTGGATACTACTACTTTTGCCAACCTGCAGGAGATCAGCGAACAGATCCGGGCCCTGCTGCTGCAGGCGCAATTACCCGAGGCTGTGGCCCATGCCATCCGGACGGCCTACCAGGCGCTTTGCCAACAGTATAAAGCCCCCATCCAGGTAGCTGTCAGGAGCAGCGCCACCGCCGAGGACCTGCCCAATGCCAGCTTTGCCGGCCAGCACGAGTCCTTTCTCAACATCTCGGGCGAGGAGCAGGTGCTTACCGCCTGCCTGCGGTGCTATGCCTCGCTTTTTACCGCTCGGGCCATAAAATACCGCTTCGATAATGGGTTCGATCACCTGAAAGTATACTTGTCGGTGGGCATTCAGAAAATGGTTCGCTCCGACCTGGCTAGCGCCGGCGTGTGCTTTTCCCTCGACCCGGAATCGGGCTTTAAGCAGGTGGTGCTGATAACGGGCAGTTGGGGCCTGGGCGAAAACGTGGTACAGGGAACTGTGAACCCCGATGAGTTTTATATCTTTAAACCAACGCTGCAGCAGGGCAAACAGGCCATCATCAGTAAAAAACTGGGCACCAAGGCCCAGACCATGATTTACTCAGAAGCCGCGGACCAGGAAGAAAGTCCTGTAAAAAACGTGGAGACACCCGAGGCCAAACGTGGAACCTATGTGCTGACAGATGCCGAAATAACGCAGGTAGCCGAATGGACTGTAAAAATTGAGGAGCACTACGGCTGCCCCATGGATGTGGAATGGGCAAAAGACGGCGAAACAGGCGAGATCAGCATTGTGCAGGCCCGCCCCGAGACCGTACACAGCCGGGAAGGTAAAATCCTGAAAGCCCATACGTATACCTTAACCGAAACCAGCGAGCTGCTCACCAGCGGCAAGGGCATTGGCCAGCGCATTATCACTGGCACGGCCCGGCTTATCGCCTCGCCCCAGCAGGCGCACCAGTTCCAGCCCGGCGACATCCTGGTAACCGATATCACCACGCCCGATTGGGACCCTATTCTGAAAAAAGTATCGGCCATAATTACGAACAAGGGCGGGCGCACCAGCCATGCCGCCATTGTGGCCCGCGAGCTGGGTGCCCTGGCCGTGGTGGGTACCGGTAACGCGACGCAGGTGATCCGTGACGGCCAGGAACTCACCATTTCCTGTACCGACGGGCAGAATGGTTTGGTATATGCCGGCAAACTTGCCTGGCAGGAAAAGGAACTGGATTTTGCCCAGCTGACCCGGCCGCGCACGAAGGTCATGTTTATACTTGGCGACCCCGATAAAGCCTTTCAGCTGGCTGCTTATCCCAATGATGGCGTGGGCCTGATGCGGCTGGAATTTGTCATCAACGATAGTATCCGCATCCACCCGATGGCGCTGGTAAATTACCCGAACCTGTCCGACGAAGCTGCCAAAGCGCAGATCGCGGAACTAACGCCCCATCACCAGAACAAGGAAGCATTTTTTGTGGAGAAGCTGTCGCAGTCGGTGGCCACCATTGCGGCCGCTTTTTACCCCAAGGATGTGATTGTGCGCATGAGCGATTTTAAGACTAACGAGTATGCCAACCTGATCGGGGGAAAGGAATTTGAGCCGGTAGAAGAAAACCCGATGCTGGGTTTCCGGGGCGCTTCCCGCTATTACAACCCGCGTTACCGTGCAGGCTTCGGGCTGGAGTGCCAGGCCATGAAAAAGGTACGCGACGAGATGGGCCTGACCAACGTTAAGCTCATGATCCCGTTCTGCCGCACCGTGGAAGAAGGCCGTAAAGTGGTGGCCCTGATGGCCGAGTATGGTCTGCAGCGCGGGCAGAACGGGCTGGAGATTTATGTTATGGCCGAGATCCCGAGCAATGTGTTGCTGGCCCGGGAGTTTGCCCAGGTGTTCGACGGCTTTTCGATCGGCTCCAACGACCTAACGCAGCTGACGCTGGGCATTGACCGCGACTCGGCTATTATCAGCGAACTGTTTGACGAGCAGAACGCCGCGCCCAAAGCCATGATGGCTATGGTGATCCGGGCAGCCAAAGAGACCGGCACCAAAATAGGCCTGTGCGGGCAGGCGCCCAGCGATTTCCCGGCGTTTGCGCAGTTTTTAGTCGAGCAGGGCATCGACAGTATTTCCTTTAACCCCGACGCGCTGCTGCCCGGCATCGAGAACATACTTGCTGCAGAGGCAGCAGCTGCACGGCAAAAAGAACAATCCGGTGGCAGCCCGTTGGCCGCCGTGTTGGCACAGTAG
- a CDS encoding DUF6544 family protein: protein MACSLLSLLLLQGLLYEVGFGYGNSTFLAQQMPVAWFGIIASALVVLAGLLYYADRKFNKQVAGEVTALLAKPPGTQTLVTPQLMAHLPPVVQKWLQRSGVEGTALPHTVRLKQKGAMRTKAGGKWMPFKATQYFRADEPAFIWQTKVRAFPGIYLTGRDKYGNGRGEMLIKLLSIKNVVRAGGTDQLNQASLLRYLAETCWFPSAALRDYIRWEPLDAGSARATITAGSITVSGVFFFNEQGDFVAFEAMRYGDFNGKTSLKKWHVRAKSYRVFQDFRVPYQCEVTWKLKTGDFTWLQLELTELSYNPPGKYS, encoded by the coding sequence ATGGCATGCTCCCTGCTTTCCCTGCTCCTGTTGCAAGGCCTGCTTTATGAGGTGGGATTTGGCTATGGTAACAGCACGTTCCTGGCGCAGCAGATGCCGGTCGCTTGGTTCGGCATTATCGCCAGTGCCCTGGTAGTGCTGGCAGGCCTGCTATACTATGCCGATCGGAAGTTTAACAAACAGGTAGCCGGCGAAGTAACGGCCCTGCTTGCCAAACCACCAGGTACCCAAACCCTTGTTACGCCCCAACTAATGGCGCATTTGCCGCCCGTGGTCCAAAAATGGCTGCAACGATCCGGCGTAGAGGGCACAGCACTGCCCCATACTGTAAGGCTGAAGCAAAAAGGGGCTATGCGTACAAAAGCTGGTGGCAAATGGATGCCATTTAAGGCCACGCAGTACTTTAGGGCAGATGAACCGGCGTTTATCTGGCAAACAAAAGTGCGGGCCTTCCCGGGCATTTACTTAACAGGCCGCGACAAGTATGGAAACGGTCGGGGCGAGATGCTGATCAAATTATTGTCCATTAAAAATGTGGTGCGTGCCGGCGGCACCGACCAGTTGAACCAGGCCAGTCTGTTGCGCTACCTTGCCGAAACATGCTGGTTTCCCTCCGCTGCCCTGCGCGATTATATCCGTTGGGAGCCGCTGGATGCGGGCTCAGCCAGGGCCACGATCACAGCAGGAAGCATCACCGTGTCGGGTGTTTTCTTTTTTAATGAACAGGGCGATTTCGTCGCTTTCGAAGCGATGCGGTATGGCGATTTTAACGGCAAAACGTCACTAAAAAAGTGGCATGTCCGGGCAAAAAGCTATCGTGTGTTCCAGGATTTCCGGGTGCCTTACCAATGCGAGGTAACCTGGAAATTAAAGACCGGCGATTTTACCTGGCTCCAGCTCGAACTGACCGAGCTATCCTATAACCCGCCCGGCAAGTATAGCTAA
- a CDS encoding spore germination protein GerW family protein — protein METTSFKQLFASLPEIFSRTATVKKVYGEPIETQGKTIIPVAQVAFGFGGGFGDKNGKATAPSNPAEANGEGGGMGGGLSAKPIGFIEVTPNETRFVRINKGRYIALGALLGVTVSLLARRPRRKHQYPPL, from the coding sequence ATGGAAACTACTTCTTTCAAACAGCTTTTCGCCTCGCTTCCGGAAATATTTTCCCGAACTGCTACTGTTAAAAAAGTATACGGCGAGCCGATCGAAACACAAGGCAAAACCATTATACCCGTAGCCCAAGTAGCCTTCGGTTTCGGGGGCGGCTTTGGCGATAAAAACGGCAAGGCTACCGCGCCATCCAACCCGGCCGAGGCTAACGGCGAAGGGGGCGGCATGGGCGGAGGCCTGTCGGCCAAACCGATCGGGTTCATTGAGGTAACCCCCAATGAAACGCGGTTTGTTCGCATTAACAAAGGGCGCTACATTGCCCTGGGCGCGCTGCTGGGAGTTACGGTCAGCTTGCTTGCCAGGCGGCCCCGCCGCAAACATCAGTACCCGCCTTTGTAG
- a CDS encoding AI-2E family transporter, whose amino-acid sequence MLSASSARSPDYLRLLLYVLVISLLMYLGQPLLVPLSFALLISFVLYPVCRWLERHHVPRFLAIGLALLALGVAAGGLLFLLANQFIQFSREWPSLQGKITALLAQVSRYLALHFNLPLTRQALWVEQMLLSGASQLLPVVQQLAYSSAVGFVLLILIPFYSALILYYREEFARSLVHFFPPAEAAKVHFILRQTITTFYNFIKGMALVYLIVALLNVVGLLLLGIPHAVLFGVVASLLTFIPYVGITLGSLLPITMAWLTYDSVWYPLGVVAVFTVVQYLEANVIFPMAVSYRLQVNTLFMILAIVAGGLIWGGAGMILFVPFLGILKLVADQVERWQPVGRLLGIGTRTYAARNQVPQH is encoded by the coding sequence ATGCTATCCGCTTCGTCCGCCCGTTCGCCTGATTACCTGCGGCTCCTGTTGTATGTTTTGGTAATCAGCCTGTTGATGTACCTGGGGCAGCCGCTGCTGGTGCCTTTAAGCTTTGCGCTGCTGATCAGTTTTGTGTTGTACCCGGTCTGCCGTTGGCTGGAGCGCCATCACGTACCGCGGTTTCTGGCTATTGGGCTGGCTTTACTGGCACTGGGCGTTGCCGCGGGCGGGCTGCTCTTTCTGCTGGCAAACCAGTTTATACAATTTTCGCGGGAGTGGCCTTCGCTGCAGGGCAAAATAACGGCTTTGCTAGCGCAGGTAAGCCGCTACCTGGCGCTGCACTTTAACCTGCCGCTTACCAGGCAGGCACTTTGGGTGGAGCAAATGCTGCTGAGTGGCGCCTCGCAGCTGTTGCCCGTGGTGCAGCAACTGGCCTATAGCTCAGCGGTAGGGTTTGTGCTGCTCATACTTATTCCGTTTTATAGTGCCCTGATTCTATACTACCGGGAGGAGTTTGCGAGATCCCTGGTGCACTTTTTTCCGCCAGCCGAAGCCGCCAAAGTGCACTTCATTCTGCGGCAAACCATCACCACCTTCTATAATTTTATCAAAGGCATGGCGCTGGTATACCTGATTGTTGCCTTGCTGAATGTGGTGGGCCTGCTGCTGCTGGGTATTCCGCATGCGGTGCTGTTCGGTGTGGTAGCTTCTTTGCTGACCTTTATTCCGTATGTGGGCATAACGCTGGGCTCGCTGCTGCCCATTACCATGGCCTGGCTGACCTATGATTCTGTCTGGTATCCGTTGGGGGTAGTGGCCGTTTTTACAGTGGTGCAGTACCTGGAAGCCAATGTTATTTTCCCCATGGCTGTTTCTTATCGCTTGCAGGTAAATACGCTTTTCATGATCCTGGCCATTGTAGCAGGCGGGCTGATCTGGGGAGGCGCCGGCATGATCCTGTTTGTGCCTTTCCTGGGGATTTTAAAGCTGGTCGCCGACCAGGTGGAGCGCTGGCAACCGGTCGGGCGGCTCCTGGGGATTGGTACCCGCACATATGCGGCCCGCAACCAGGTGCCGCAGCACTAA
- a CDS encoding universal stress protein produces the protein MKTILVPTDFSPEARKAFSYALHMASTAQAEVVLFHAFHQPIPVSSAYRLDETISMLEKEKREQLILWAADAEEDQYKDFYWEFNAKQGAGAEKQATLTSGTSGFHTIQMPPAPDKSVRITCVSKFGLAADEINQAALTYQADLVLISSRGADAVEQALLGSTVAAVISYCQVPVLTLPQQTEFKQLRSFVFAADLQHLADNEALTYLQTLVKAFQANLHVVHFYQEKTLLPAQIQGMKGISALDNRLSDVSYRVYFRQRTDIVAGIYEFVQQQQADLLVLVPQPHTFLEVLLSRSVTGKITEQGFIPFLTLPDPTRLAADKPASGSMLG, from the coding sequence ATGAAAACTATTTTAGTTCCGACCGATTTTTCGCCAGAGGCACGCAAAGCGTTTTCTTACGCCCTGCATATGGCCAGCACCGCACAGGCGGAAGTGGTGCTGTTTCATGCTTTTCACCAACCAATTCCGGTATCCAGTGCTTACCGGCTAGACGAAACAATTTCAATGCTGGAAAAAGAAAAACGGGAGCAACTGATCTTGTGGGCCGCAGACGCGGAAGAGGACCAGTATAAAGATTTTTACTGGGAGTTTAACGCAAAGCAAGGTGCCGGAGCAGAAAAGCAAGCCACCCTGACCTCAGGTACAAGCGGTTTTCATACTATCCAGATGCCGCCTGCGCCGGATAAGAGCGTAAGGATTACCTGCGTGAGCAAATTTGGCCTGGCTGCCGACGAAATTAACCAGGCGGCGCTCACCTACCAGGCCGACCTGGTACTGATCAGCAGCAGGGGAGCCGACGCGGTGGAGCAGGCCCTGCTGGGCAGTACGGTGGCTGCGGTTATCTCTTACTGCCAGGTGCCGGTCCTGACCTTGCCGCAGCAGACAGAATTCAAACAGCTACGATCGTTTGTCTTTGCGGCCGACCTGCAGCACCTGGCTGACAACGAAGCCCTGACCTATTTGCAAACCCTGGTAAAAGCTTTTCAGGCAAACCTGCATGTTGTGCACTTCTACCAGGAGAAAACGCTGCTGCCTGCCCAAATTCAGGGTATGAAAGGTATAAGCGCCCTTGATAACCGGTTGTCGGATGTCAGTTACAGGGTATACTTCCGGCAGCGCACAGATATTGTGGCTGGCATTTATGAATTTGTGCAGCAGCAGCAAGCCGATCTGCTGGTGCTGGTGCCGCAGCCGCATACTTTTCTGGAGGTCTTGCTGAGCAGGAGCGTAACGGGTAAAATAACCGAACAGGGCTTTATTCCTTTTCTCACATTGCCGGACCCCACCCGGCTGGCAGCCGATAAACCAGCCAGCGGCAGTATGTTGGGGTAA
- a CDS encoding exo-beta-N-acetylmuramidase NamZ family protein, protein MVLALVSSACTKPLQTAGTTVSQAGDKAPAAGLVTGADQVAEYLPYLKGKRVGMVVNPTSIIGKTPSVDSLRALGVNIVRIFGPEHGFRGNASAGAKVDDSVDPATGIPVFSLYGKTHKPTKESLADIDVLVFDIQDVGARFYTYIGTMHRVMEACAENGKELLILDRPNPNGYLVDGPVLDMALKSGIGMHPVPIAHGMTVGEYAQMINGEGWLANGVKCPIKIIKVRNYSRQLPYTLPVNPSPNLNTPQSILLYPSLCLFEGTIISQGRGTHFPFTVLGNPDLKGKYDFSFTPISINGMSETPLHQDKACYGLDLRTYDTAALRQSGQLNLGWLLEMYQAYPYKDKFFDFKQSNQMGDFDKLAGTRQLKAQIIAGATEAEIRQSWEPALSQFKSMRQQYLLYP, encoded by the coding sequence ATGGTTTTAGCCCTCGTAAGCAGTGCTTGTACAAAGCCATTGCAAACGGCCGGGACTACTGTTTCTCAGGCAGGAGATAAGGCGCCTGCTGCAGGCCTGGTAACAGGCGCCGACCAGGTAGCCGAATACCTGCCTTACCTGAAAGGCAAACGCGTAGGCATGGTCGTGAACCCTACGTCCATCATTGGCAAAACGCCTAGCGTAGACAGCCTACGAGCTTTGGGTGTGAACATTGTCCGCATCTTCGGTCCGGAGCATGGCTTTCGGGGCAATGCCAGCGCCGGCGCGAAAGTGGATGACAGCGTAGACCCCGCTACCGGCATTCCGGTTTTTTCGCTTTACGGTAAAACACACAAGCCTACAAAAGAGAGCCTGGCTGATATCGACGTGCTGGTTTTTGATATCCAGGACGTAGGCGCCCGGTTTTATACTTATATCGGCACCATGCACCGCGTGATGGAAGCCTGCGCCGAAAATGGCAAGGAGCTGCTGATTCTGGACAGGCCTAACCCGAATGGCTACCTGGTAGACGGCCCCGTGCTGGACATGGCCCTGAAATCCGGCATTGGCATGCACCCGGTGCCCATTGCACACGGCATGACGGTAGGGGAATATGCCCAGATGATCAACGGCGAAGGTTGGCTGGCCAACGGCGTAAAATGCCCGATAAAGATCATCAAGGTTCGTAACTATAGCCGCCAGCTGCCTTATACTTTGCCGGTAAACCCGTCGCCTAACCTGAATACGCCCCAATCTATTCTGCTATACCCGTCGCTGTGCCTCTTCGAGGGCACCATCATCAGCCAGGGCCGTGGCACGCACTTCCCCTTCACGGTGCTGGGCAACCCCGACCTGAAAGGCAAGTATGACTTCTCTTTTACCCCCATCAGTATTAACGGCATGAGCGAAACGCCGCTGCACCAGGACAAGGCCTGTTACGGGCTGGACCTGCGCACGTATGACACGGCTGCCCTGCGCCAAAGCGGGCAACTGAACCTGGGCTGGCTGCTGGAAATGTATCAAGCCTATCCTTATAAAGACAAGTTTTTCGATTTTAAGCAGAGTAACCAGATGGGCGACTTTGATAAACTGGCAGGCACCAGGCAGCTTAAAGCGCAGATCATAGCCGGTGCTACCGAAGCCGAGATCCGCCAGAGCTGGGAGCCTGCCCTGAGCCAGTTCAAAAGTATGCGCCAGCAGTATCTGCTTTACCCGTGA